A genomic window from Labeo rohita strain BAU-BD-2019 chromosome 6, IGBB_LRoh.1.0, whole genome shotgun sequence includes:
- the si:dkey-195m11.8 gene encoding fidgetin-like protein 2 — translation MMQWSSEWAEQHYDVSSTTSPPVHPKPLPFPQPSRPAFSGYTDDISALSASSLLKRYAERYSFNSALPEHGSFLRSEQHQEPWPGGYSTDGPPGPLDPLKVSGSELSEQQYSGAPTSQDYPSSYSSQHLLPKPSYLPSPAFALPPAYLPPAPGYAYPQQCGLSASYPHSTPALLPSGLHTPTPIHSSHAAAAELPRNRKFGFDQSKTARVSPYTIRDKTERQNSDSGGNVNESCGTDLQSYRPDRPSTQSDLEADSVGKTSNLRPLETRSYGGPGQYTYP, via the coding sequence ATGATGCAGTGGTCATCTGAGTGGGCGGAGCAACACTATGATGTCTCCTCCACCACATCACCTCCAGTACACCCTAAGCCCCTCCCATTTCCACAGCCCAGTCGCCCTGCGTTCTCAGGCTACACCGACGACATCAGTGCCCTCAGTGCCTCCAGCTTGCTAAAGCGCTATGCTGAGAGGTATTCCTTCAACTCAGCCTTACCAGAACATGGTAGTTTCCTGAGAAGTGAGCAGCACCAGGAACCATGGCCTGGGGGGTACAGCACAGATGGGCCTCCTGGGCCTTTAGACCCACTAAAGGTGAGTGGAAGTGAGCTTTCAGAACAGCAGTACAGTGGTGCTCCCACATCTCAGGATTACCCATCATCCTACAGCAGCCAACATCTGCTGCCTAAACCATCCTATCTTCCGTCGCCAGCATTTGCCTTGCCGCCTGCATACCTGCCACCCGCACCAGGCTATGCTTATCCCCAGCAATGCGGTCTGAGTGCTAGTTACCCTCACAGCACCCCTGCACTGCTGCCCTCGGGTCTACACACCCCCACACCTATACACAGCAGccatgctgctgctgctgaactTCCACGCAACAGGAAGTTCGGCTTCGACCAGTCCAAAACTGCTAGAGTGTCACCTTACACTATCAGGGACAAGACTGAACGGCAGAACAGCGACAGTGGTGGAAATGTCAACGAAAGTTGTGGGACGGACCTCCAGAGCTACAGGCCGGACAGACCTTCCACTCAATCCGATCTTGAGGCAGATTCTGTGGGTAAGACCAGTAACCTACGGCCTCTGGAAACACGGTCTTATGGAGGTCCGGGACAGTACACATATCCCTGA